A single region of the Chelmon rostratus isolate fCheRos1 chromosome 5, fCheRos1.pri, whole genome shotgun sequence genome encodes:
- the atp6v0a2b gene encoding V-type proton ATPase 116 kDa subunit a has product MSSLLRGEEMCLAQLFLQSGSAYDCISELGELGLVEFRDLNPSVNAFQRKHVNEVKKCEEMERILGYLLREVKKADISLPEGDVNPVAPLPKHVMTIMEQLQRLEVELGEVTRNKEKLQRNLLELTEYTHMLRVTRSFVQRTTEREPLQVQYEEFPFLEKDAMMDYSSMQRLGAKLGFISGLIHRVKIEAFERMLWRVCKGYTILSYAEVEEYLENPDTGEPTKCVVFLISYWGDQIGQKVKKICDCYHCHLYPYPSSNEERNDVVEGLRTRIQDLHTVLHRTEDYLRQVLIKASESVYTWVIQVKKMKAIYYILNLCSFDVTNKCLIAEVWCPVNDIPALRRALEEGSRKSGATVPSFVNRIPTSDTPPTLIRTNKFTSGFQNIVDAYGVASYREVNPAPFTIITFPFLFAVMFGDLGHGVIMALFALWMVLYENNRKLKNTRNEIWNTFFEGRYIILMMGLFSIYTGLIYNDCFSKSLNIFGSGWNVTAMFSAEVWKPDDIRGNRLLTLDPNVTGVFKGPYPLGIDPIWNLASNRLTFLNSYKMKMSVILGIIHMSFGVILSTYNHLHFRKKHNLYLVFLPELLFLLCLFGYLVFMILYKWLVFSAKDSRHAPSILIHFINMFLMQSDAVQPLYPGQTGLQIFLVVIAVLSVPVLLLGKPVYLYWLHNGSHRLGMYRGYERVRRNSEEELYLMRAHDMEEGSSHSDLSSSGERNTEEFDFADELLHQAIHTIEYCLGCISNTASYLRLWALSLAHAQLSEVLWAMVMRVGLRMDTIVGVFFLVPVFGLFAVLTVSILLVMEGLSAFLHALRLHWVEFQHKFYSGNGIKFCPFCFSLLPSSFEHDGLL; this is encoded by the exons ATGAGCTCCCTTCTCCGGGGTGAAGAGATGTGTCTGGCCCAACTGTTCCTACAGTCCGGATCAGCATACGACTGCATCAGTGAACTTGGAGAACTGGGGCTTGTGGAGTTCAGAGAC CTCAATCCCAGTGTTAACGCATTCCAGCGAAAGCATGTCAATGAGGTCAAGAAATgtgaagagatggagaggatcCTGG gATACCTTCTCAGGGAAGTCAAGAAGGCGGACATTTCACTGCCAGAAGGAGATGTGAACCCAGTGGCTCCTTTACCCAAGCACGTCATGACCATAATG gagcagctgcagaggctAGAAGTAGAGTTAGGTGAAGTCACAAGGAATaaagagaagctgcagaggaacCTACTGGAGCtgacagagtacacacacatgctgcgcGTCACCCGCAGTTTTGTACAGAGAACTACGGAG CGAGAGCCCCTGCAAGTTCAGTATGAGGAGTTTCCCTTCCTAGAAAAAGACGCAATGATGGACTACAGCAGCATGCAGAGGCTAGGAGCCAAACTGGG GTTCATTTCTGGGCTTATTCATAGAGTGAAGATCGAGGCCTTTGAGCGGATGCTTTGGAGAGTATGTAAAGGATACACAATCCTCAGCTATGCAGAGGTTGAGGAATATCTGGAAAATCCCGACACA ggcGAGCCCACCAAATGCGTGGTGTTCTTGATCTCTTACTGGGGAGACCAAATTGGTCAGAAAGTGAAGAAGATCTGTGACTG CTATCACTGTCACTTGTATCCCTATCCCAGTAGCAATGAGGAGAGGAATGATGTTGTGGAGGGACTAAGAACTCGCATTCAGGACCTGCACACA GTACTGCATAGGACAGAGGACTACCTGAGACAGGTCCTGATTAAGGCTTCAGAATCCGTCTACACCTGGGTCATCCAGGTCAAGAAGATGAAGGCCATCTACTATATTCTGAACCTGTGTAGTTTTGATGTCACAAACAAGTGTCTGATCGCTGAGGTGTGGTGTCCTGTCAACGACATTCCCGCCCTGCGGAGGGCCCTGGAAGAAGGATCG agaaaaagcgGTGCAACAGTTCCTTCCTTTGTCAATCGTATCCCCACCAGTGACACTCCCCCCACCCTGATCAGGACCAACAAATTTACCTCTGGCTTCCAGAATATAGTGGATGCCTATGGAGTGGCCAGTTACAGGGAGGTTAACCCTG CTCCTTTCACAATCATCACTTTCCCATTCCTGTTCGCTGTGATGTTCGGAGACCTGGGCCACGGAGTCATCATggctctgtttgctttgtggaTGGTGTTGTATGAGAATAACCGcaaacttaaaaacacaaggaatgaG ATCTGGAACACATTCTTTGAGGGGCGTTATATCATCCTGATGATGGGCCTGTTCTCCATCTACACTGGCCTGATATACAACGACTGTTTCTCAAAGTCCCTTAACATCTTTGGTTCTGGATGGAATGTGACAGCCATGTTCAGCGCAGAGGTGTGGAA GCCAGATGATATTCGTGGGAATCGTCTTCTGACTCTGGATCCAAATGTTACGGGAGTTTTCAAGGGGCCGTATCCTCTGGGAATTGACCCG ATTTGGAACTTGGCATCCAACCGCCTCACATTTCTGAACTCCTATAAGATGAAGATGTCAGTGATATTGGGCATCATACACATGAGTTTCGGGGTCATCCTCAGCACATATAATCACTT gcacTTTAGGAAGAAGCACAACCTGTACTTGGTCTTTCTCCCTGAGctcctgttcctgctgtgtctgtttggCTACCTGGTGTTCATGATATTGTACAAGTGGCTGGTGTTCTCTGCTAAGGACTCCAGACATGCCCCGAGCATCCTCATCCACTTCATAAACATGTTCCTCATGCAGAGTGATGCCGTGCAGCCCCTCTACCCAGGACAG ACTGGCTTGCAGATATTTCTGGTGGTCATTGCTGTTCTCTCAGTGCCTGTCTTACTCCTGGGGAAACCTGTCTACCTTTATTGGCTTCACAACGGAAGCCACCGCCTAGGAATGTACAGG ggaTATGAGCGCGTGCGACGAAACAGTGAAGAGGAGCTGTACCTGATGAGGGCTCACGACATGGAGGAGGGCAGCAGTCACAGCGATCTCTCTTCTAGTGGAGAACGAAATACAGAGGAG TTTGACTTTGCAGATGAGCTCCTGCATCAGGCCATCCACACTATAGAGTATTGCTTGGGTTGCATCTCCAATACAGCCTCCTACCTAAGGCTCTGGGCTCTGAGCCTGGCACATGCCC AGTTATCAGAGGTGCTGTGGGCGATGGTGATGCGAGTAGGACTGCGCATGGACACCATTGTCGGGGTTTTTTTCCTGGTGCCCGTGTTTGGCCTGTTTGCCGTTCTCACTGTGTCCATCCTCCTGGTAATGGAGGGTCTGTCTGCATTCCTTCATGCCCTCCGGCTGCACTG GGTGGAGTTTCAACACAAATTCTACAGTGGGAATGGAATCAAGTTTTGCCCCTTTTGCTTCTCTCTCCTGCCCTCCAGCTTTGAGCATGACGGCTTACTGTGA
- the tctn2 gene encoding tectonic-2, which yields MANVVHVVFSRQVVCVLLFISLAHTQNIVVFQPSYLTATGPTVTALLLGNTSDISLNLRTVSPSNKTGSIGSPSCVPQVTQWLLTREQVGKTAVQVQLRLDRSLRLCGENETDTDCCPKPLCVLETLQVSACVGGTPQASLLIQAKIHALLASANAGSANKTAIPNQVYQTLGSCPCDLTFRACDARCCCDKDCSIEDLKLFVSHCLPGPFGGQVSPAPDYHCSVQSSENSPDWFPFLCVSSPPENNPYLGLFYQGNTITSKPGPSFQGPVLPAPVPLNAYFQGSPIFTLNDQFFTIPQKVFGRCVNSAPVAFLKNFKVKCVTLLRSCPTGSPLQTLPTDLRIKVKNGQGGDAVVNVIDEVATDLSQFILSTDAVASSDERLVCENVTLALDYKFYWKGNAITSITLTHTVGTITFNSSVALTTRYSAVFLNGEFTGEPNSGNPGYQVGRPVIAGIVDTLDNNTGAIQRTSINLWKPVSDGFCSTAEKKPVLFGENSTSGCLLHVSQQNLTQCNLLREAVTSLQAALVTAIYVAKSGNPDPLTMTDWVNITFVTLNSSTAMEDTISSCYGIPSHQHIHVWSFITDVVDGIPQRDIRALEVSYSLSPWALDCGGGDVSACVDPTETQLFPITSSVTFTDIPVNPGPPKTRFQINFTEYDCNRNDVCWPELAFPFTKYYTGEPYSQSLAKGLILVFFFITASILGNPWRQIRQAWNCADL from the exons ATGGCTAACGTGGTTCATGTAGTATTTTCACgccaggttgtgtgtgttttactgttcatTTCCTTGGCTCACACTCAAAACATTGTCG TTTTCCAACCGTCATATCTGACTGCAACTGGACCAACGGTGACTGCACTTTTGCTCGGAAACACGTCGGACATCTCTCTGAATCTGAGGACAGTGTCCCCATCTAATAAAACAG gAAGCATTGGTTCTCCATCATGTGTACCTCAGGTAACACAGTGGCTGCTCACACGGGAACAGGTGGGAAAG ACTGCAGTTCAAGTTCAGCTGAGACTGGATAGAAGTCTGCGTTTGTGTGGTGAGaatgagacagacacagactgctGTCCAAAGCCACTATGTGTCCTGGAGACCCTACAGGTGTCTGCCTGTGTGGGTGGCACACCTCAGGCATCACTGCTGATCCAGGCCAAGATACATGCCCTGTTGGCTTCTGCTAATGCTGGATCTG CTAATAAAACAGCCATCCCAAACCAAGTGTACCAAACACTGGGCTCTTGTCCCTGTGACCTCACATTCAGAGCATGTGACGCACGCTGCTGCTGTGACAAG GACTGTTCCATTGAAGATTTGAAGCTGTTTGTGTCCCACTGTCTCCCAGGGCCCTTTGGTGGGCAGGTCTCTCCTGCTCCAGATTATCATTGCTCTGTGCAGTCCTCTGAAAACTCCCCAGATTGGTTTCCGTTTTTATGTGTCAGTTCTCCACCTGAAAACAACCCTTATCTTGGGCTTTTTTACCAGGGAAACACAAT TACATCTAAGCCTGGTCCATCCTTCCAAGGGCCTGTTTTGCCAGCTCCAGTGCCACTTAATGCTTATTTTCAAGGAAGTcccattttcacattaaatgacCAGTTCTTCACTATTCCCCAG AAGGTGTTTGGACGGTGTGTAAACAGTGCCCCTGTAGCATTTTTGAAAAATTTCAAGGTCAAGTGTGTAACTTTGCTGCGCTCCTGTCCAACTGGATCTCCCTTACAGACACTACCAACAGATTTGAGAATTAAAGTGAAGAATGGACAAGGGG GTGATGCTGTAGTGAACGTAATTGATGAAGTGGCCACTGACTTGAGTCAGTTTATTTTAAGCACAGATGCTGTTGCCTCTTCAG ATGAGAGGCTGGTATGTGAGAATGTGACCTTAGCGCTGGATTACAAATTCTACTGGAAAGGAAATGCCATCACAAGtatcacactgacacacactgttggGACTATCACTTTTAATAGTAGTG TGGCGTTAACCACAAGGtattctgctgtgtttctaaATGGAGAATTCACTGGTGAGCCCAACTCAGGGAACCCAG GTTATCAGGTAGGAAGGCCTGTTATTGCTGGAATTGTGGACACTTTGGACAATAACACAGGCGCAATACAGAGGACATCAATCAATCTCTGGAAACCAG TGAGTGATGGATTCTGTTCCACTGCTGAGAAGAAACCGGTTCTGTTTGGGGAGAATTCAACATCAGGATGTCTGCTACATGTCAGCCAACAGAATCTGACTCAGTGTAATCTCCTGAG aGAGGCTGTTACTTCTCTCCAGGCAGCTTTGGTTACAGCCATATATGTGGCAAAGAGTGGAAACCCAGATCCCCTAACCATGACAGACTGGGTGAACATAACCT TTGTGACACTGAACTCAAGCACAGCTATGGAAGACACCATAAGTTCATGCTATGGGATTCCATCCCACCAGCATATCCATGTTTGGAGTTTTATCACTGACGTGGTAGATGGCATACCTCAAAGGGATATCCGCGCTTTGGAAGTCAG ttATAGCCTGTCTCCCTGGGCACTGGATTGTGGAGGAGGTgatgtctctgcatgtgtggaCCCAACAGAGACTCAGTTGTTCCCCATCACCTCCTCAGTCACCTTTACTGATATTCCTGTCAACCCAGGGCCACCAAAAACCAG GTTTCAGATCAACTTCACAGAGTATGACTGCAACCGGAATGATGTGTGTTGGCCTGAGCTCGCCTTCCCCTTCACCAAGTATTACACAG GTGAGCCATATTCTCAGTCACTGGCTAAGGGCCTTATCTTGGTTTTCTTCTTTATCACCGCCTCGATTCTTGGAAATCCGTGGAGACAAATTCGACAGGCGTGGAACTGCGCTGATCTCTAA